Genomic window (Marinifilum sp. JC120):
AAATTCTCATTATTAAACCAGATCTGAGGAGAGGCATCATCGCCCTGCTCTGCTCCGAAAACGAAAGCCGGAACATCCTGATGAAAACCATAACTCTTTGTAGAATTGGTCATGCCGATGGACATCCAATCGGAAACAGGATCATCCGGAGCCCAGAACTGAAGCATTGAGACAGGCATCCCGGCATCAGCAGGACACTGGGCAATAGTCTTAAAATACTGCCCAACAGATTTTGCCTCAACAGTAGCGTTGCTGCCTGCTTCGGAAAAGGTCTGCTGCCAATGATCATGACCGCGCTTAATTACAAGGGTTGTTCCTGGCTCTGAAGGAAAAGTAAGTTCCGCTTCAAATGAAGTCAATGCCCCGTATTTATGGTACATTGTTTCATTGATGCTTTCATCAGATGGAAAAAAAGCCCTTGCCGGGCTGCTGAAAAACAAACTCACGGCAAGGACTGAAAGTATCACATAAGTATTTAAATTCTTTAAGAACAAGACAAAAGCTCCCGCAATCTGGCTACAACGTCATCACGCAGCCCCTCATCCTGAAGGGCAAAGTAAACATTTGCGGTAAGATAATCCACCCAGTCCCCGGCGTCAAACCTTTGTCCGCGAAGTTTCACGGCCAGCAGTTTGTTATCCTGAGCCAGCCCCTGCAAAGCATCGGTGAGCTGAATTTCTCCGCCCACGCCCGGCTCAAGTCTTTCCAGATGATCAAAAATCTCAGGCAACAGAACATAACGCCCTACAATTGCCAGCCTTGAAGGAGCCTGACCGATGGGGGGTTTTTCCACCAGAGAACGAACTCTGTACATCCCCGGTGCGAACTCCTCACCCTGAATGATACCGTAACGATCAACCTTGTTGTCAGGCACTTCAATAACGCCAACAACAGCCATGTTTTCGGTACGGGCGGCATCAATAAGCTGTTTGATGCCCGGTTCCAGGCCGAACATGAGGTCATCACCAACCATTACGGCAAAAGGATCGTTCTTGCAGACTTCCTTGGCGCAAAGAACAGCATGGCCCAGACCGAGCTGTTTTTTCTGACGTACGGAAATGATGTTAACCATCTCCGCCACCTTCCTTACTTCTTCAAGGGCCTCGGTCTTGCCGCCACGTTTAAGCACATCCTCAAGGGAGAGGTTGTAGTCAAAGTGATCTTCAATGATCTTCTTGTTCTGGTTGTTAATAAAAACAACATCGGTCAGTCCACTGGACATGGCCTCTTCAACCACGTGCTGCACAACGGGTTT
Coding sequences:
- the galU gene encoding UTP--glucose-1-phosphate uridylyltransferase, coding for MVIKKVIVPVAGWGTRSLPATKNIPKEMLPIFKKPVVQHVVEEAMSSGLTDVVFINNQNKKIIEDHFDYNLSLEDVLKRGGKTEALEEVRKVAEMVNIISVRQKKQLGLGHAVLCAKEVCKNDPFAVMVGDDLMFGLEPGIKQLIDAARTENMAVVGVIEVPDNKVDRYGIIQGEEFAPGMYRVRSLVEKPPIGQAPSRLAIVGRYVLLPEIFDHLERLEPGVGGEIQLTDALQGLAQDNKLLAVKLRGQRFDAGDWVDYLTANVYFALQDEGLRDDVVARLRELLSCS